The Vibrio gazogenes DNA segment ATTAATTACGGGCTGGTCCACTAGCCCGTTTACTGTTGTGATTATTTGATGCTGGTTGCACGATCCAGAACAGATTGAGGAATCTTGAAGCCCAGCTTATCCGCAACGGTTTTATTCACAACTAAGTCAGAACCTTTTGCGACAGTGACATCAATCGATCCCGGATCTTTGCCATTCAGAATCTCGGCGACATAATTCGCAGTCTGCATACCAATCTGATAGTAATCAAAACCAAGACTCGCGATCGCCCCGCGATCAACATAGGAAGTCGCCGCCCCAAAAACGGGCGTTTTCGCCTGATTGGCCGTCACTATCATCCCTTCGATAGCGCTGGCAACCGTATTATCGATTAAGGCATAAATGATGTCAGACTTCTCAACAATACTCTGCGTCGCAGACTGTACATCGGCACTTTTCAATGCGGTGGCTTCGACAAGTTTCAGGCCATTTTCTTTGACACTCTGTTTGAGAAGTTCGATCAAACTAACAGCGTTCGCTTCTCCGGGATTGTAAACAACACCGATAGTTTTGACGTCCGGCATCAATTCTTTAATCAACTCGACATGTTGTTTGACCGGAGATAAATCAGATAGACCCGTCACGTTTTTCCCCGGGTGCTGCATGGTTTTAACCAGCTTCGCCCCAACAGGATCAGTCACCGCAGTAAAAACGATTGGAATAGAACGGGTTGCGGAAACTAAAGCTTGAGCGGTTGGCGT contains these protein-coding regions:
- a CDS encoding ABC transporter substrate-binding protein produces the protein MKAGKLAVTAVLAGAALISSTNIMAKTAKVAVSQIVEHPALDATRQGLLDGLKAKGYIEGKNLDFEYKTAQGNPAIAVQIARQFVGERPDVLVGIATPTAQALVSATRSIPIVFTAVTDPVGAKLVKTMQHPGKNVTGLSDLSPVKQHVELIKELMPDVKTIGVVYNPGEANAVSLIELLKQSVKENGLKLVEATALKSADVQSATQSIVEKSDIIYALIDNTVASAIEGMIVTANQAKTPVFGAATSYVDRGAIASLGFDYYQIGMQTANYVAEILNGKDPGSIDVTVAKGSDLVVNKTVADKLGFKIPQSVLDRATSIK